DNA from Chitinophaga pendula:
TGAAAGACATTCACTTGATCCAAAAGGTATATCCTATTATTGCGGAAGACCATGCCACGTTATTCAATTTCATATCGGGGTCGGCGTTGGTGCCTTATGTGGAGCGTCTTGACCTACATGAAAAGGTGCCGTTCCTGGAGCGCTTCAAGGAGCGAATAGCTCAACAGTTTCCTAAACTTCCGGCGATTTATGCTTTTAAGCGATTACTCATCTATGGTAGGAAGACCTGATATACGGTCGTCTTACCATTGCCCGCACCTATACGATAATCGTATGTTTATACCGGAGATCATCTACCATACCAGGTTGGGTTTAAATCTCATGGCCAGCAAGCCGGTGGCCTTTTCCGGATCAATATCGGCCACGATGACCCCTACTCTTCCATAGGTTTCATGTATTAGACAGTTACCGTCTGGTGCGATGACAGCACTGGCTGATTCGGGAAAAGCGGATGCATAGTTAGAGCTGGCAAAATATATTGTGTTCTCAAGCGCTCTCATCATCATTGCTTTCTCATAATATGGGTTGTTCTTGTTACCCCATTCTTCCAGTTTAACACCATTTGTATTACTGCCTCCAAAATGCGGATGAAAGACAATCTTTGCGCCCTGCCTTGCAGCCCATCTAACGGATTCAGGATAGCGGAATCCTTCATGGCATATAGTGATGCCAAATTTTACACCATTCACTTCAAAGACCGTCCGTTCGGTTCCAGGTATCCAGATGGGATCTTCTGACGGATCGAGCTGATTTTTGGTCTGGTAGCCCATGATCTCTCCCGTTGCTGATATGACATAGGCCAGGTTTAATATCCCCTCGGGGCGATGCCAGTCCATTGGAATAATGATGGTAATTGCCTGCAGGGCTGCAATCTCCTGTACTTTGGATAGTGCTATTGTTAGGCTTTCAGCAGATCGATCTGCTTCGGGATATCCCATTCCGGGATAACCTGGCAGGAAAGATTCGGGGAAGCAGATAATTTCGGCATTTTCGACGATGGCTTCCTTTACTAATTTTTCGAGCCAATACAGGCCATCCTTAATGGATGAGGGAAATGGAGGTGAAGCTATCGCGACTTTCATGATATACAAGTTATTTAGGTTCGATGGCATAAAGATAACTGAAAGCCTCTATTCTGTCACTGGCATAATCATTGTTCGTTGAGGCACTGACTACTTACCAAGTGGATGGATATTTTTTCAATAATTATATTAAAAGATTACCTAACTTGAGCACCTTATAACCTCATAGGACTTAAAGTGAACTGGAAAAGACAATCATTTACAAGCGATGCCTATCACTTAAAATTCAATATACCAGGTATGTGGTATTATCTTTGCTTGTGCGAAGTGCAAGTAGGGGTTATAGATAAAACAATTTCATAAACACGAGAAAACACTATATGCTCAGCAAATTAGCGGTGAAATTTGCCCGGATGTTAAGGCCAGTAAAAAAGTCTATTGAAGACCGCGTAGAAATCGCAAAATTCAATCAACGTATCAAACAGGCTTCTATTGCACCGGGGTTTGATGCAGCCAACAATATCTTTAAGTTTAGTTATCAGGGTACGCCGATCGTATTTAGGGTGCCGGATATCCGGGATTATATTTCTTACAATATTGTAGCGAAGCAGACCTTTTTTGATATACACGATCTTGAAAGGATTCGTTCGTTTATACCGGCAGACGGTGTTGTTATTGACGCAGGGTCTAATATTGGTAATCATGCGATTTATTTCGCCACGATCTGTCAGGCGGCTGAGGTATATTGTTTTGAGCCACAGAAAGAAATCTTTGATATTCTGCAACAAAACATTGCTTTGAATAACAAGACACAGGCTGTAATGGCTTTCAACTGTGGCTTAGGTGAATATAAAACACGGGCGGCTTCTAACTTCAGAGATGATGTTAATATCACGGACAGCGTCTCTCAAGTAAATCATGGAGGTCTTTTTTTAAAGGAAGATGCTGATGGAGGTTTCGAGATCGATTCTTTAGACAATCTGTTGTCGTCACGTCTTACCCGATTGGATTTTATCAAAATGGACGTGCAGGGTTTTGAGGAGAAAGTCATCAGGGGAGGCCGCGGTATCATTCAGCGATTCAAACCTATCATCCAGGTAGAGGTGATGAATAAGCAGGAGCTGAATGAACAGATATTACCTTTAATGACTGAATTAGGTTATCGTGTTAAACTTGTACTCGAGATAGATTATCTATTTGAACCGATAGCATCACTTTAGCAAGCAGCAGTACTATGCAAACAAATTTCATTTCTACCTATCAAACAACGGTCCAGGCTCCTGTAGCAAAGGTATGAGAGGCACTTACGAAGGCGGAACTTGTAAAAAAATATTTCTTTGGTTCGCAGCAGAAAACAGATTGGCAGGTCGGTCATCCTATTACCTGGACCGGTGAATATGAGGGTACTAATTATGTAGATAAGGGAATAGTATTGACATTCGTGCCGGAGCAGTTACTCTCCTTCTCCTACTTGAGCAGTTGGAGTGGTTTGCCTGACGAGCCAGCCAATTACTTACAGGTTACCTATGAAGTAAGGGATTTAGCGGGAGCAACGCAATTGACGATCACACAATCCAATTACAACGAAGAAAAAGCCCAACATTCGGTTGGAAACTGGGAAATAGTAGTAAATGGCCTGAAGCAGTTGGTGGAAGTATAATATTCCCTGCATTTATTTCAACTCTTTAAAAGCTGAAGGGGTCATTCCTGTATGGGATTTGAAAAATTTGGAGAAGCTCGCGTGATCATAAAACCCTAGATCAAAGACAATTTCCTTGACTGTCATCCGGGAGGCTTTCAGCAATCTTTTTGCTTCGAGTACCAGACGGCTCTGCACCAGAGAAGAGGCAGCGACATTTAGCTGTTTCTGGCAGACCATGTTCAGGTAGTTTGGAGAAATATTAATCTCATTTGCATAGAAGGCTACGGCATGCTCTTCCTTGTAGTGTTTATCGATCAGGTTGACAAAACGGGTAAGGATAGGATGTGTGTTGTAATTAACCGCTTCTTTAAACCGTTTTTCTGCTATTCTGCTGATCAATAAACCACAGACTCCACAACGGGCCCGTATCAAATCTGGGAATATTACTGATTCTTTCAATTCTTTTTGTACGCAAAGGAATTCGTATAATATCATCTTATACATATCTTCCTTCAACTCCATAACGGGATGCTGCTGATAGAAAATAGCCGGGAAGCGCAGATCAGGCATTAATGCTTCAAAAGATCTATTTTCTATCATCAGCTGACAGGCGATTGTTTCCTTTTCCATCCGCCACTGATGGACCTGACCTGGAAATACCAGGTGTAACTGCCAGCGGCCGATAGGATATTCTACAAAATCAATCGTATGCGTACCACTCCCCTGTCCAAATAATACTGCGATAAAAAAATCGTGTTTATGCGGCTCCTCAATAGCTCGTTCTCCATGAAGCTCATGAAACAACACGCTCTCATCAGCATTATCCTTACTGAATTCCTGAATATTTAGTACCGGGAAATGATCTTTATATTTCGCCTGTTTATGCCGCATCGTTTACATCAAGGGAGCGGCCTACGGCGAGATAAAACTTATCTGTCGGGCTATTGTCCCTCCCGGCTAAATTAATAAAAATAATCTAGCCTTCCTGACCGCCTGCAATATACCCAGCGCCCTGTGCCAGCCGGGCTCAAAATACCACCGTTCCTTTGTGAATAAGTGACCTGACAGGTGATATTCTGGATACAGCCTCTGCGGAACAGCTGGCGTCTATTAATACTACATTAGCATCATCTCCTATCCCAGGCCATTGCTGTTTGCCTTTATCATCCAGTGGTACAAGGTTGTAGGTAGCGAGCTTCAGGCTCCTGGACAGCTGGTATTCTGTCCCGTATCCATACAATTGTGCCATCAGATTAGCCTTTTGCAGTACACTTCCGGTTCCCCAGGTATTCCAGTGATCGATGATACTATCGTTGCCAGTACCTACTTGTACGCCGTATTTATAAAGGGTGGGAATAGGCATGATCAGTCCACCGAAGGGAATGGTCGACATTATACCGATCTGCGCCTGTGCCAGCTTATCTGCCATTTCTTCCTGTTTGGATTTCTCCAGTCTTCCCAACACGAAACAGTGGCTCAGGTAGGTTTTCCCTTTTAATACGGGGTTT
Protein-coding regions in this window:
- a CDS encoding carbon-nitrogen hydrolase family protein, yielding MKVAIASPPFPSSIKDGLYWLEKLVKEAIVENAEIICFPESFLPGYPGMGYPEADRSAESLTIALSKVQEIAALQAITIIIPMDWHRPEGILNLAYVISATGEIMGYQTKNQLDPSEDPIWIPGTERTVFEVNGVKFGITICHEGFRYPESVRWAARQGAKIVFHPHFGGSNTNGVKLEEWGNKNNPYYEKAMMMRALENTIYFASSNYASAFPESASAVIAPDGNCLIHETYGRVGVIVADIDPEKATGLLAMRFKPNLVW
- a CDS encoding FkbM family methyltransferase, coding for MLSKLAVKFARMLRPVKKSIEDRVEIAKFNQRIKQASIAPGFDAANNIFKFSYQGTPIVFRVPDIRDYISYNIVAKQTFFDIHDLERIRSFIPADGVVIDAGSNIGNHAIYFATICQAAEVYCFEPQKEIFDILQQNIALNNKTQAVMAFNCGLGEYKTRAASNFRDDVNITDSVSQVNHGGLFLKEDADGGFEIDSLDNLLSSRLTRLDFIKMDVQGFEEKVIRGGRGIIQRFKPIIQVEVMNKQELNEQILPLMTELGYRVKLVLEIDYLFEPIASL
- a CDS encoding helix-turn-helix domain-containing protein encodes the protein MRHKQAKYKDHFPVLNIQEFSKDNADESVLFHELHGERAIEEPHKHDFFIAVLFGQGSGTHTIDFVEYPIGRWQLHLVFPGQVHQWRMEKETIACQLMIENRSFEALMPDLRFPAIFYQQHPVMELKEDMYKMILYEFLCVQKELKESVIFPDLIRARCGVCGLLISRIAEKRFKEAVNYNTHPILTRFVNLIDKHYKEEHAVAFYANEINISPNYLNMVCQKQLNVAASSLVQSRLVLEAKRLLKASRMTVKEIVFDLGFYDHASFSKFFKSHTGMTPSAFKELK